The Melopsittacus undulatus isolate bMelUnd1 chromosome 9, bMelUnd1.mat.Z, whole genome shotgun sequence genomic interval TACCTGGCTGAGCACGTCCAGCTTGCGGATGTAGGTGGGCCGGGTGTAGACGAAGACAGGTAGGGAGTAGCCATCATGGTGCTGCTGTGAGATCCGCATGGCCTCCATCACCCGTGCCCGCACGAACTTGCGGCTGTTGGGGGTAGAGGCCAAGAGCACGTCGAGGTAGATGGAGGGGTAGAGGGCCGTGCTCTCCCTCCAGAGCCATGCCAGCTGGTCATTGCGTGTCTTCTCCACATCTGGGCACTGCCCGGTGTAACTCTCCTTGTTCTTGCTGTAGTCATGGTTGTAGCAGTCAGGGAAGAGGTAGAACCCCCAGAGCTGCTTGGGTCGGAAGCTCTTGGCCACACGCAGGGTGCTCACCATGAACTCCCGGGCGGCAGACTCAAACTCAAACACAGCCTGTTTGTTGGCCTCTTCATGGGACCAGTTACGCTGTCGCTGGTACACCAGCTGCTTAGACACCTCCCGGTAGATGTCCTTGGGCTTCCAGTTGCGAGCCCAAATGGGCCGCCACTCCTCCCAGTCGATGACAGCCAGTCCCTCCTTGGCGGGCGAGCGGATGTACTTGCCGATGCCCTCCTGGAGGCGTGCGAGGTGCTCAGACAGGCTGCTGTTCTGGGGGACCCCGCCGTTGACAGCCACACGCTGGCTGTTGTAGTAGGGGTAGAGTCCCAGGCGCTCCTTGTAGAAGATGGTGAGGTTCTGCCCCACGAAGCCCTCATTGGGGGAAGCCTGCAGGTCGAAGAGGCTGAAGTCGAGGGACACCTGGAAGCGGGGCTTGCAGTCCTGGGTGGGCACGTTCCAGGCCACCAGGAAGGGCCTGCGGGTGAGCAGGGGGGCGGCCGCCGGCTTCTCGGGGGGCTGCTGGGCCAGTGCCAGCAGGGCCAGCCAGGGCACGGCCAGCGCCGCCGCGCAGACCCCACGCATCCTGCCCGAGGGGCAGCGGGGAGCCGGGAGTCAAGCGGGGGGCGGCTCTGCCCGTACCCCCTAAAGCAGACCCGGCCGCGAGCCCCGTCCCCACCCGGAGCAGGAGGGAGTGCGGCCAAAGCCCCCCGGGGTTCGGGTCCCCGGTATCCCGGTCCCACGCGGCTCCGCCCGCTCCGGTGCCGCGGGTGCCGGCGCGGCGCTCCCTTTGTCCGCGGCCGGCACACAAAGCACGGGGCGCGGCCCCGCTCGCCGCCCACCTCGCTCCGCGCCCGCTGCCCCCGGCTCACGCCATCCCAGCCCCGGGCTCCACCGgcgccgccgccccccgccgccgctTTTAAACCTCCCCGGTCCGCACCACCCGCGGGGGCGCCGCCTCCCGCCGACACCGGCCCCGCCCCGGCCGCGCAGCGAGAGGACCCCGGCGGCGCGGACCACCGCGGGGTGCCGCGGGGGAGGACCGGCGGCGGACACACACACGCACGCACCCACCTCTGTGGGGCCGAGGCGCCGGGCAAGGAGCGGCCGCCCCCCTGTCCCGCCACTGTTGGTACGGCCCTGGAGGCCACGCCCCCCACGCGGCGGAAGGGGGCGGGGTGGCTGGGGTGCCGACAGGGGGCGCCGTGGGGcgcgggggggagggggaacgGCGCATCGGGACTCGACGGCGGGGGGGGAGTCAGAACGGTGGAGACCCCAGAGCGGGTGCACCCcgaaatggggggggggtgaaggaAGGCGGATGGGGGCCCAGGGTGCTGGTGACCCCAGGATCATGGTCACTCCAAAACGGTGGTGACCCCAGGCTGGTGTCCCCGGATCGGTGGTGAGCCTGGAACCAGTGACCCCAGAACAGTGGTGGCCCTAGGCTGGTGTCCCCAGAACAACCGCAGAGCAGCGGTGTCCCCACCATGGTGGTGTCCCGGAGCAGCGGTGTCCTCGGGcggtgctgtgctgggcaggacGTCCTGTGCGGGGCCAGGGCAGCCGGTACTGACTCAGCAGCAGCCCCGCAGGTTTCCTGCCCAGGGGGACAaggggcagcagggctgggggggagggTTTCCTTCCTGGGGCACCACTGAGGCTGCGGCGGGGTCCCCCCCGGtgggcagcaggacaggcagtGCTCAGGACCCAGCCATGCCCATGTCCCATCCCCTGCTCTGGCCGTGCCGTGCCCGGGGGCATCGGGATGCCCCGCAGAGGAAGCGCCGGGGCTGGAGCCGAGGGTGTGCCGGGGCCGGCGGGGGGAAGGAAGCGGGGCTGAATCTGCGGAAGCTCTCCCCAGCCACCCGCCTGCTCCCCCGGGAGCGGGTGGGAGCGCCGAGCCCGGCATTGTTCGGTGCTGGCCACCGGTGCCGCTGGTGCCGAGCCCAGGGCCGCGGGCACCCGCAGATGGCTCCTGTTAGTGGGACCTGCATGGGTGTCAGCTTGGACTGCAAAGCTCCCGCTGAGAGGGTGATGGTACCACCAGGGTCGTGCACAGCATCCAGACCGAGCCCAGGCTGCACCCCACGGCTTGGCCCAGCCTGCAGGCAGTGCCAGGCACTGGGTGGGAGAGGGGCAGGGAAGGTCGTCCATGGGCCAGGCGTTGGTTGCCAAAACCACTGGGAGAGACTGTGGGCAGCCAAGGAATCCCAGCGCCTGCGGGCACTGCCCTTCCCCTGCGGGCAGTAAACAGGCTCCCAGAAATGCCTCAAATTTTCCATCCTCCGCGGCCCCATGTGCTGAAGGTAaagccctgccagcagcaggggggCTGGAGGGGTCACAGCTTTCCACTGCTGCGAGGGCTGCAAGTCCTCAGCACAGCTTCTCACTGCTGGGCTCCTCGGGAGGACTGGCTGCTACTGCCCTGGTTTCCCTCCTGCCTTTCCACAGGGAAGACCCTGGATTTTGGGAGGGAGCAACTGGACAGATGCAGTGTCCCCTTTCCCATCTCACCCCAGTAAATACAAGATGATTTGAAGCTGTTGCCAGCTGGGCAGAAGGggtgcagggcagcaggagggcagcgCATGGGGCAAGGCAGTGGTTGAGAATCCCTCACCGGTGCCAGTATCGGGTTGTTAGTCACATCCGCTCGTGCCAACAGGTCTGAGCAAGGCGTGAGGAGTTCAGCTTGAGGACAGAGCAGCTGTGGAGCCAGGA includes:
- the HYAL2 gene encoding hyaluronidase-2 — protein: MRGVCAAALAVPWLALLALAQQPPEKPAAAPLLTRRPFLVAWNVPTQDCKPRFQVSLDFSLFDLQASPNEGFVGQNLTIFYKERLGLYPYYNSQRVAVNGGVPQNSSLSEHLARLQEGIGKYIRSPAKEGLAVIDWEEWRPIWARNWKPKDIYREVSKQLVYQRQRNWSHEEANKQAVFEFESAAREFMVSTLRVAKSFRPKQLWGFYLFPDCYNHDYSKNKESYTGQCPDVEKTRNDQLAWLWRESTALYPSIYLDVLLASTPNSRKFVRARVMEAMRISQQHHDGYSLPVFVYTRPTYIRKLDVLSQLDLISTIGESAALGAAGAIFWGDADYTKNRDSCQIIKNYLESDLGRYIVNVTTAAQLCSTALCHRQGRCLRQDSNADVFLHLNSSSFQLHHRDGDNPQRPLFWAEGQLSPADTFYLRTHFRCHCYQGWQGSGCQVPADSKSDAPDFLAPLGLGVLLLLASWCYLLLD